From a single Fusarium fujikuroi IMI 58289 draft genome, chromosome FFUJ_chr03 genomic region:
- a CDS encoding related to putative multidrug transporter yields MADNLPRNGSPSDLNFDDETRGSSRQQDKLPPAGSIPAARALDMIEAESRSCTQNGTESATGNPLSSSGPSSLQLKELSELPASSSRGWRFYGAFGTLCLVTFIIALDSTIICVALPIIAEDIGATAIEAFWCGTSFLLASTVVQPPVASLSHIFGRRFALLTSLTVFTGGSITAALAKNIAVLLGGRTLQGLGSGGILALTYIIATDLVSLRERGKWFGLISLNWAIGSILGPLIGGALVEVSWPWLFWINLPFCGIAYIAIPITMRIKRKKDASVNVKIGEFDWIGTIIFVGSLTSFLIPLSWGGIMYEWSSPRTMIPLIFGIIGLISFGLHIKFCRKYSRCDPLLRPSLFTSLTALSAYFATVIHGITVWCLLYYVPLYHEVRGSSPITAGVAVMPFTGTVAPAAVIVGLLIAKTGAYRPFIWAGWVLVPIGMGLMLLLDDHTETFRWVFIYLTGGLGLGILYSAQAFAAQASASNSDLPFAASFYAFCRSLGQGIGVAVGGVTFQNEFRKQVEKSPEFASKANEWAKDASALVQILKKSPSSMQLMKDTIIDGYIKGLRAVWLVLALLACIALLVSLICVKAKSLDRKFETEHALDHADPKEKRDQRVSEVNVS; encoded by the exons ATGGCTGATAATCTACCCAGAAATGGCTCTCCTAGTGATCTAAACTTCGATGACGAGACAAGAGGCTCTTCTCGCCAACAAGACAAGTTACCCCCTGCTGGCTCTATACCAGCTGCCCGTGCCCTGGACATGATCGAGGCAGAATCAAGATCCTGTACACAGAATGGAACCGAGAGTGCGACTGGCAATCCTTTGTCCTCTTCAGGCCCCTCGTCCCTTCAACTCAAAGAACTGAGTGAATTGCCTGCGAGTTCTAGTCGGGGATGGCGCTTTTATGGCGCTTTTGGTACATTGTGTCTTGTCACGTTTATCATCGCTCTTGACTCAACCATTATTTGTGTTGCATTGCCT ATAATTGCAGAAGACATCGGTGCCACGGCTATCGAAGCCTTTTGGTGTGGTACTAGTTTCCTCCTCGCCTCGACCGTCGTTCAACCCCCTGTTGCCTCCCTATCTCATATATTTGGCCGTCGGTTCGCGCTCCTCACTTCTCTCACTGTATTTACCGGTGGTAGTATCACGGCTGCTCTGGCGAAAAATATTGCCGTGCTACTTGGTGGTCGGACACTTCAGGGTCTTGGCTCTGGTGGTATCCTTGCCTTGACATATATTATCGCTACAGATCTTGTAAGCCTCAGGGAGAGGGGTAAATGGTTCGGCCTTATCTCTCTCAACTGGGCTATTGGAAGCATTCTAGGTCCCTTGATCGGTGGCGCTCTCGTAGAAGTGTCCTGGCCCTGGCTGTTCTGGATCAATTTACCATTTTGCGGTATTGCCTATATCGCTATTCCTATCACAATGCGCATTAAACGAAAGAAGGATGCGTCAGTCAACGTCAAGATCGGTGAATTCGATTGGATCGGGACCATCATCTTTGTTGGCTCCTTGACAAGTTTCTTGATCCCTTTGAGTTGGG GTGGCATCATGTATGAGTGGAGCAGTCCTAGGACCATGATACCTCTTATCTTCGGTATTATTGGACTCATATCCTTTGGTCTTCACATCAAGTTCTGCAGAAAATACTCCAGATGCGACCCTCTTCTGAGACCTAGTCTATTCACCTCCCTTACAGCTCTCTCTGCATACTTTGCTACTGTCATCCATGGCATAACGGTATGGTGTCTACTTTACTATGTTCCATTATACCACGAGGTCAGGGGATCATCGCCTATCACTGCAGGTGTTGCTGTCATGCCATTCACCGGGACTGTGGCTCCCGCTGCTGTCATAGTTGGGCTCCTGATTGCCAAGACAGGGGCATACAGGCCCTTCATATGGGCTGGATGGGTTCTTGTGCCCATTGGGATGGgattgatgctgctgcttgaTGATCATACTGAAACCTTTAGATGGGTATTCATCTACCTTACTGGgggtctcggtctcggtaTCCTCTACTCAGCTCAAGCATTTGCTGCTcaagcttcagcttccaaTTCCGATTTGCCATTCGCTGCCAGCTTTTATGCTTTCTGTCGGTCTCTGGGTCAAGGCATCGGTGTTGCTGTCGGCGGTGTCACCTTTCAAAACGAGTTCCGCAAACAGGTTGAGAAAAGCCCGGAGTTTGCTTCCAAAGCCAACGAATGGGCCAAAGACGCGTCAGCTTTAGTACAGATCCTCAAGAAGTCCCCCTCTAGTATGCAGCTCATGAAGGACACTATCATCGATGGATATATTAAGGGCCTTCGAGCCGTCTGGCTAGTACTGGCTTTACTTGCATGCATCGCTCTCTTGGTGTCACTCATCTGTGTCAAGGCCAAAAGCCTGGATCGTAAATTTGAGACTGAGCATGCTCTGGACCACGCAGATccgaaagagaagagagaccaAAGAGTCTCGGAAGTTAACGTTTCATAG
- a CDS encoding related to calponin, translated as MASVSSLDKDLRKMRLEKYTPAAANEARSWIEDILGESLPSSDLLEGLKDGVALCKLANLALPPPGVRFKQSAMPFVQMENISLFLRACQSPPLNLHQHDTFLTVDLFEQKDPAQVLQCIGAFSRAAHAANPHHFPTSIGPKNRPETVTPQGTGSRTPTRTRDRGASVTSNKSPAFGRSAALPHRTGDSGSGRWSPTKSPTPKNRPESPGAVSSWSKKEHEGTTAPAWNIAQYGYLGGASQGNLGISFGGRRQITNAGPRVPTLAEKERRRKEEEERARREAEEEERQRAEEEDRARVEEELRWEQETEQLREKERQAAEEEKRRWEEEERQWKLTEEKRRKDEEDAEARLAEERKSVKNRGDSKLTGQFLSQYRAADQGASQQDGASEDEYKNRVKQLEQELELARQREAEYERERQERAQRQEIIETKPTPKPKPKLVSSPPTRSDSWSKDEREVLRTRSPFNREPLQTNNAHALPSRSPRPLPDPTALPQAKSQNTSSRPLPDPATYSPKPTPAAPSRTDRFLSSNPAPSPPAAQATYSRELGATAERDAEDQRRAQSQNKTKAGGWASKSLLEREMEMERQRQREWEEAQKETAAAVRSNEGVDGIGGGIGGRWDVGQWAGYTGGDSQNKGSVGIGAGRRQIVGPRPLPEQPR; from the exons ATGGCGTCCGTGTCGTCGCTTGATAAAGACTTGCGCAAGATGCGCCTTGAGAAATACACACCTGCTGCTGCTAACGAAGCTCGGTCATGGATTGAAGACATTCTGGGGGAGAGCCTTCCTTCGTCCGATCTCCTCGAAGGACTAAAAGATGGAGTTGCTCTATGCAA GCTCGCCAATCTCGCCCTTCCACCTCCTGGGGTTCGGTTCAAGCAATCGGCCATGCCTTTCGTACAGATGGAGAATATCTCGCTATTTCTCCGTGCCTGCCAATCTCCACCACTGAACCTCCACCAACATGATACATTCCTTACTGTCGATCTTTTTGAGCAGAAGGACCCAGCGCAAGTTCTGCAATGCATCGGCGCATTCAGCAGAGCGGCCCATGCTGCTAATCCTCATCACTTTCCCACATCGATTGGACCTAAAAATCGACCTGAAACGGTTACTCCTCAAGGAACAGGTTCAAGGACACCTACCAGGACACGCGACAGGGGCGCATCCGTCACAAGCAACAAGTCGCCTGCCTTCGGACGCTCTGCTGCTCTACCGCATCGAACTGGCGATTCGGGCTCTGGGCGGTGGAGTCCTACCAAGAGTCCTACCCCAAAGAATAGGCCCGAGTCTCCTGGCGCCGTTAGCAGCTGGAGCAAAAAGGAGCACGAAGGGACTACTGCACCCGCCTGGAATATTGCACAGTATGGTTACTTAGGGGGCGCTAGCCAAGGTAATCTCGGTATATCGTTTGGCGGTAGGCGACAGATCACCAATGCTGGTCCCCGCGTGCCAACTCTCGCTGAGAAGGAGCGCCGTcgaaaggaggaggaagagcgcgCTCGCCGTGAAgcggaagaagaggagaggcagcgagctgaagaggaggatcgCGCCCGGGTTGAGGAAGAGCTCAGATGGGAGCAGGAAACTGAACAACTGCGAGAAAAGGAGCGGCAAgctgccgaagaagagaagcgaagatgggaggaggaagaacgGCAATGGAAACTCACAGAGGAAAAACGGCGtaaggatgaggaagatgccgaAGCCCGACTTGCCGAAGAACGAAAAAGCGTGAAGAATCGAGGTGATTCTAAGCTGACGGGGCAATTCCTGAGTCAGTATCGAGCCGCCGACCAAGGAGCATCACAACAAGACGGTGCTTCTGAAGATGAATACAAGAACCGTGTGAAGCAGTTGGAGCAAGAGTTGGAGCTCGCTCGACAACGAGAAGCCGAGTATGAGCGAGAGCGTCAAGAGAGAGCTCAACGTCAAGAAATCATAGAGACAAAACCAACTCCTAAGCCAAAGCCCAAGCTGGTGTCCAGTCCACCAACACGTTCTGACTCATGGTCTAAAGACGAGCGAGAGGTTCTGAGAACTCGGTCTCCTTTCAACAGGGAACCCCTTCAAACAAACAACGCTCATGCATTGCCCTCAAGGTCACCTCGCCCATTGCCTGACCCGACTGCCCTTCCCCAGGCCAAGTCACAGAACACGAGCAGCCGGCCCCTACCGGATCCCGCCACATACTCCCCAAAGCCTACGCCCGCCGCTCCCAGCCGTACCGACCGCTTTCTATCAAGTAATCCAGCCCCTTCACCACCTGCAGCCCAGGCGACTTATTCACGCGAGCTGGGTGCCACGGCTGAGCGCGATGCTGAAGACCAGCGTCGTGCACAGAGCCAGAATAAGACTAAGGCAGGCGGGTGGGCATCCAAGTCACTTCTGGAAcgtgagatggagatggaacgCCAACGGCAGCGCGAGTGGGAAGAGGCACAGAAAGAGACTGCGGCGGCGGTACGCTCCAATGAGGGTGTAGACGGAATCGGCGGTGGTATCGGTGGCCGGTGGGATGTTGGGCAATGGGCTGGCTATACAGGCGGTGACAGCCAGAATAAGGGGTCAGTGGGTATCGGAGCTGGTCGAAGACAGATCGTAGGACCTCGGCCGCTTCCTGAGCAACCAAGGTAA
- a CDS encoding related to MYND domain protein, with product MEPAARNEQLLDRRSQLTEGLSSLPYDLILYLNRAAIHSDLGYPDLAAGDAYRALLLADEVLNEGFEYHGQALESLQMHTAVPLPDVLAHGNLPQDELQSPETDLEVEDEAVKRLAILAQVRAYQILSLGLLLCGSLQSAASFCQRGLQLSPSNQELLDTRNNIVTVARRRLRRDDIDIDYPNLPDQGLVRREVYPWNDHEPDRFAPESLAELNERLSSTAPKCVVEVATLPVLLEGASSTDDYEIIPTCKQLGVFAKEDIAPGEVVLKEYSLLTANNRLKDSICDACSSDLPPLGSENEPISCPECYDTVFCTQYCFDQAMGRYHPAVCEKDVDAIAKDPDAFEADQTLYLLLLSRVLAIAAHEEVNPLDVREVKYIWGDFVPTRTNDINVSPNAGPPPEWTLPFSFKYNIETPLHVLEKMDIDIYSSLAESDLWVLNTLYAKFRGTASARKSLRDGRPDVAAVHPYWCLANHDCDPNVTWEWGGRMVLEARKERVVGGRPGGIKKGEEILNHYCDVNLPVQQRREWARGSLGGWCMCKRCRDEAAMGEANHV from the coding sequence ATGGAGCCAGCAGCCCGGAACGAGCAGCTGCTTGACCGGCGATCACAGCTCACAGAGGGACTTTCTAGCCTACCCTATGACTTGATACTCTACCTCAACCGTGCCGCTATCCACTCGGATCTAGGATATCCGGACCTTGCAGCCGGCGATGCATACCGTGCACTCTTACTAGCCGATGAGGTTCTCAATGAGGGCTTCGAATACCATGGCCAGGCCCTCGAGTCTTTGCAGATGCACACAGCAGTCCCCTTACCTGATGTTCTGGCACATGGGAACCTCCCCCAGGATGAGCTACAGAGCCCCGAAACTGACCTGGAAGTCGAAGACGAGGCAGTCAAACGACTGGCCATATTGGCCCAAGTTCGTGCATATCAGATCCTTTCTTTAGGCCTGTTGCTCTGTGGATCACTACAGAGTGCTGCCAGTTTCTGTCAGCGCGGTCTCCAGCTCTCACCATCCAATCAAGAACTACTCGACACCAGGAACAACATTGTCACTGTCGCCCGCAGAAGGCTTCGTCGTGATGATATCGATATTGATTACCCCAATCTCCCTGATCAAGGCCTCGTCCGTCGCGAGGTCTACCCCTGGAATGACCACGAACCTGATCGTTTCGCCCCGGAATCGCTGGCTGAGCTAAACGAGCGTTTGAGCTCCACGGCACCAAAGTGCGTCGTCGAGGTTGCGACCTTGCCTGTCCTGTTAGAAGGAGCGAGCAGCACCGATGACTATGAAATTATTCCAACATGCAAGCAGCTTGGAGTCTTCGCCAAGGAGGACATCGCCCCCGGCGAGGTTGTGCTGAAGGAATACTCACTTCTCACGGCGAACAATCGCCTAAAGGACTCTATTTGTGACGCGTGCAGTTCTGATCTGCCACCACTAGGCAGCGAGAACGAGCCCATCAGTTGCCCTGAATGCTACGACACGGTATTCTGCACTCAGTATTGCTTTGATCAAGCCATGGGGAGATATCATCCAGCGGTTTGTGAGAAGGACGTCGACGCAATCGCTAAAGATCCTGATGCATTTGAAGCGGACCAAACACTTTACCTTTTGCTCCTTTCTCGTGTCCTAGCTATTGCTGCTCACGAGGAGGTTAATCCTCTTGATGTTCGAGAGGTCAAGTATATATGGGGTGATTTTGTTCCGACTCGAACCAACGACATCAACGTCTCACCAAATGCCGGCCCGCCTCCTGAGTGGACACTGCCCTTTTCTTTCAAATACAACATCGAAACACCGCTCCATGTTTTGGAAAAGATggatatagatatatactcTTCGCTCGCTGAGAGTGATCTATGGGTTCTCAACACGCTATACGCCAAATTCAGGGGCACTGCATCGGCCCGTAAAAGCCTTCGGGATGGTCGCCCTGATGTCGCCGCAGTGCACCCGTATTGGTGTCTCGCGAACCATGATTGCGACCCCAACGTCACATGGGAATGGGGTGGCCGCATGGTTCTTGAAGCCAGAAAGGAGCGTGTTGTGGGTGGTCGTCCGGGAGGTATCAAGAAGGGTGAGGAGATTCTCAACCACTATTGCGACGTCAATTTACCCGTGCAGCAACGCCGGGAATGGGCAAGGGGTAGTCTAGGCGGTTGGTGTATGTGCAAACGGTGCCGCGATGAGGCTGCCATGGGAGAAGCAAATCATGTTTGA
- a CDS encoding probable multicopy suppressor of los1-1 — MGKTQPNLFAFRNVDALAPALRSYVIQSQAAGIARHGAFKVGVSGGSLPKTLAQALLAPSSGPNDIVDFKRWEIFFADERAVPLDHEDSNYALLKKELLDKIPEDQKPTVHPIDTEHLNDLQELADQYEKTLVASFASRDSVRLPIFDLLLLGCGPDGHTCSLFPGHELLREVDAWVAPIENSPKPPPKRITLTLPVVNHSVRVAFVATGGGKKEIMKQIFDTDGGLPCTLVNEGTGERCSWFVDEPAVEGVSFPRRAFL, encoded by the coding sequence ATGGGTAAAACACAACCAAACCTTTTCGCATTTCGCAACGTTGACGCCCTCGCCCCGGCGCTGCGTTCGTATGTTATCCAGAGCCAAGCTGCCGGCATCGCCCGGCACGGCGCTTTCAAAGTGGGTGTATCTGGTGGTTCGCTCCCCAAGACGCTCGCCCAAGCCCTCCTGGCCCCCTCTTCAGGCCCCAACGACATCGTCGATTTCAAGCGCTGGGAAATTTTCTTTGCGGATGAGCGCGCTGTGCCCCTCGACCACGAAGACTCCAACTAtgcccttctcaagaaggaactTCTAGACAAGATCCCCGAGGACCAGAAGCCCACCGTGCATCCCATCGACACAGAACACTTGAACGACCTGCAAGAACTTGCCGACCAGTACGAGAAGACACTGGTTGCCAGCTTCGCCAGCCGCGACTCGGTCCGTCTGCCTATCTTtgacctcctcctcctcggctgCGGACCCGACGGACATACCTGCTCTCTTTTCCCTGGCCATGAACTGCTCCGTGAAGTCGACGCCTGGGTTGCTCCCATTGAAAACTCCCCCAAGCCTCCCCCCAAGCGCATTACCCTCACTCTTCCAGTCGTCAACCACTCCGTTCGTGTCGCGTTCGTCGCTACTGGCGGtggcaagaaggagatcaTGAAGCAGATCTTCGATACCGACGGTGGTCTGCCTTGCACTCTTGTCAATGAGGGTACTGGTGAACGCTGCAGTTGGTTCGTCGACGAGCCTGCTGTCGAGGGCGTCAGCTTTCCGCGAAGGGCTTTCCTATGA
- a CDS encoding related to AGA1 A-agglutinin anchor subunit codes for MSTLQRSRSLRKPASSTTTTATANANANPPDGSPSRLPVKPLTRSATTSGNARTLRNGTTTGLSRATSVRQPAKPVTSEPAKRETRYPPSTTTTRPRPAVRPTSADGPTQTTRKAPAPTHTRAKSTATGLRNAPVLRPPSSGSSASSTTTTTTTTRPTRSSTTSTNEKLSGAAPRLRPAFSTLQQHYSPAKSSVPKPLTSTFLAPPSPSKLPANVAASAETSRLQTELLQLHLLHRDAPTVDATWRASAQRKLGERFSELASASKQIDDQEKAEVERENILALRKWAVGGGLEERIQILDAAIAGLWALEEPGGRYARVVRRFERWVDRMCEIEEARRAGGAVIQENDVLFIGELDSAWKDECAGLVRRLDTIKRQLDQLGDFAGDDQEGEPKDQSSLHRMVEGSRELVQGMLTELAVMDDIERDAIAREDEWIERMNRDDELEDTPRAGAVWRAV; via the coding sequence ATGTCCACGCTACAACGCTCACGATCACTTCGAAAACCTGCTTCTTCCACCACAACCACTGCGACTGCTAATGCTAATGCGAACCCCCCAGACGGTTCACCGAGTCGCCTTCCTGTAAAGCCCTTGACTAGAAGTGCGACGACATCTGGCAATGCGAGAACATTGAGAAATGGAACAACCACAGGACTCTCCAGGGCAACGTCTGTTAGACAGCCTGCTAAACCAGTAACATCTGAGCCTGCGAAGAGGGAAACTCGATATCCCCCCTCAACCACGACTACAAGACCTCGACCAGCGGTGAGACCGACCTCGGCAGATGGCCCGACTCAAACAACTAGAAAGGCACCTGCCCCTACGCATACGCGCGCGAAGAGCACTGCCACTGGCTTGAGAAATGCGCCAGTCTTGaggcctccttcttctggttCGTCAGCTAGCAGCACCACTACCACAACAACGACCACTCGTCCTACTCGGTCGTCGACTACTTCCACCAACGAGAAGCTCTCGGGCGCCGCACCACGCCTTCGTCCGGCCTTCTCAACTCTCCAGCAACACTACTCACCAGCCAAGTCCTCTGTGCCCAAACCATTGACGTCAACATTCCTCGCTCCGCCATCGCCGTCTAAGCTTCCGGCCAATGTCGCTGCATCCGCCGAGACAAGTCGGTTACAAACCGAGCTTCTGCAACTTCATCTTTTGCATCGAGATGCACCCACCGTCGATGCTACCTGGAGGGCTAGTGCCCAGCGCAAACTTGGGGAGCGATTTTCAGAGCTTGCTAGCGCCAGCAAACAGATTGATGACCAGGAGAAGGCAGAGGTTGAGAGGGAGAACATCCTGGCACTCCGTAAGTGGGCTGTTGGCGGTGGTCTGGAAGAGCGCATACAAATCCTAGATGCAGCCATAGCTGGTCTATGGGCGCTGGAGGAACCCGGTGGTCGTTATGCTAGGGTCGTCAGGCGATTTGAACGATGGGTTGATCGCATGTGCGAAATCGAAGAAGCGAGACGTGCAGGCGGAGCTGTCATCCAGGAGAACGACGTACTGTTTATTGGCGAACTTGATTCTGCATGGAAGGACGAATGCGCTGGCCTGGTACGACGATTGGACACCATAAAGCGACAGCTCGATCAATTGGGGGATTTTGCCGGTGATGACCAAGAGGGAGAACCCAAAGATCAATCAAGTCTGCATCGCATGGTAGAAGGGTCGAGGGAGCTTGTGCAGGGCATGCTGACTGAACTGGCCGTCATGGACGATATTGAGCGGGATGCGATTGCGCGTGAAGATGAGTGGATTGAGAGAATGAACCGAGACGATGAATTGGAAGATACCCCAAGAGCCGGAGCAGTTTGGAGAGCTGTGTAA